The Algoriphagus sp. TR-M9 genome has a window encoding:
- a CDS encoding putative porin, which produces MNKRLLWFLFLFSIASMQFAFAQRTGQQNNQSTNQQGEEVLEEEGGLSRRSLLDDSTKMVYGPKTSLYFFEKDIKRNNLILYPQDTSLNNFHNYDPVAKNNWKYQDLGNIGSATKPMFYEIPDVIGTRTGFGAYDLYFHAPEDNKYFDTKSPFTEMSALFGGGHRNMLDLAFARNVNPRWNVGFEFHTIRARKTLNPSARDDNMVIQNSYSLHTNYRSENGRYWFLGNFSRMLHKVNEIGGIIPPEEDSTSVYFTYEDAKVWLSNSQARDLRQEYRFYHEFKLRDELQVYHIFDQKNKDLIFDAALTTSDSLFYPSDRLNGQQDTTRNFSDFKEWGNEMGFKGSFKGFYYNTHVKFRTGRMKSTFFPEKNTFNEVYLGGELIGKISEKWSISADGEYLIPGAFKLHGLFISPWLDIDYTKAVYKPTSVQQIYYGNHYQWENDFDNTGVDQVKGVFKLDFEKIRLRPSLTINRVNNYVYFNEKRIAEQASGEAFMLIPGVKAEVRIGQKFQWDTELIFTEISGEASDKFRIPQFYGNTKFYFDSPMFNENVYVQLGLDIRYHSDYFAEAYFPSTQQFYLQNDFNVYGYPVADVFLDFRINRTRVLVKYHHLNSGLMNEEGYFVTPDYTGYKSFIDLGITWYLFD; this is translated from the coding sequence GTGAATAAACGATTACTCTGGTTTCTGTTCCTTTTTTCTATTGCAAGTATGCAATTTGCTTTTGCCCAGCGCACTGGCCAGCAGAACAATCAATCCACTAACCAGCAAGGAGAAGAGGTGCTAGAGGAAGAAGGGGGGCTGAGCCGCAGATCCTTGTTGGATGATAGTACCAAGATGGTTTATGGCCCAAAGACCAGTTTGTATTTTTTTGAAAAGGACATCAAGAGAAATAACCTGATTTTATATCCTCAGGATACTTCCCTGAACAATTTCCATAATTATGATCCGGTAGCCAAGAATAACTGGAAGTACCAGGATTTAGGAAATATCGGGAGTGCAACCAAACCTATGTTTTATGAAATCCCAGATGTGATAGGGACTCGCACGGGCTTTGGGGCCTATGATTTATATTTTCATGCTCCTGAAGACAATAAATATTTTGACACCAAGTCGCCATTCACGGAAATGTCTGCCCTGTTTGGCGGAGGGCATAGAAACATGCTGGATCTGGCTTTTGCGCGAAATGTGAATCCGAGATGGAATGTGGGCTTTGAGTTTCATACCATCCGAGCCAGAAAGACCCTAAATCCTTCAGCCCGGGATGATAACATGGTCATTCAGAACTCCTATTCCCTTCATACCAACTACCGATCTGAAAACGGCAGGTATTGGTTTTTGGGGAATTTCTCCAGAATGCTTCACAAGGTGAACGAAATAGGAGGCATAATACCGCCAGAGGAGGATAGTACCTCAGTATATTTCACTTATGAAGATGCGAAAGTTTGGCTAAGTAACTCGCAAGCCAGGGACCTAAGGCAGGAATACAGATTTTATCATGAGTTCAAACTGCGGGATGAGCTGCAGGTTTATCATATTTTTGATCAGAAGAACAAGGACTTGATTTTTGATGCCGCATTGACCACTTCTGACTCCCTATTTTATCCTAGTGATCGATTGAATGGTCAGCAAGATACTACTCGAAACTTCAGTGATTTCAAGGAATGGGGCAATGAAATGGGATTCAAGGGGAGTTTCAAGGGGTTCTATTACAATACCCATGTGAAGTTCAGAACAGGACGGATGAAGAGTACTTTTTTTCCAGAGAAAAATACCTTTAATGAGGTATATCTTGGTGGGGAGTTGATTGGGAAGATCTCTGAAAAATGGTCCATCAGTGCAGACGGAGAGTACCTGATCCCAGGTGCTTTCAAGTTACATGGATTATTTATATCTCCTTGGCTGGATATTGATTATACCAAGGCCGTTTACAAGCCGACCTCTGTGCAGCAGATTTATTACGGTAATCATTATCAATGGGAAAATGACTTTGATAATACCGGAGTGGATCAGGTCAAGGGGGTGTTTAAACTGGATTTCGAAAAGATTAGATTAAGACCGTCATTGACTATCAACAGAGTGAATAACTATGTGTATTTCAATGAGAAACGTATAGCTGAGCAGGCGAGTGGAGAGGCATTTATGTTGATCCCTGGTGTCAAAGCTGAAGTGCGCATCGGACAGAAATTCCAATGGGATACCGAGCTTATATTCACGGAGATTTCTGGAGAAGCCAGTGATAAATTCCGCATACCGCAATTTTATGGAAACACGAAATTCTACTTTGATAGTCCCATGTTCAATGAGAATGTGTATGTACAGCTAGGGCTGGACATAAGATATCATTCGGATTATTTTGCGGAAGCCTATTTCCCTTCGACCCAGCAGTTTTACCTCCAAAATGATTTCAATGTGTACGGGTATCCTGTGGCAGATGTGTTTTTGGATTTCAGAATAAACCGCACTCGGGTCTTAGTGAAATACCACCACTTAAATAGTGGTCTGATGAACGAGGAAGGCTATTTTGTGACTCCTGATTATACAGGATATAAATCATTTATAGATTTAGGTATTACTTGGTATTTATTTGACTGA
- the lpxK gene encoding tetraacyldisaccharide 4'-kinase — MRWYAFLLYPFSLIYDLITRVRNWCFNLGLLKSSPSPIPSLVVGNLSVGGTGKTPMVEFLIQMLLKEAEVAVLSRGYGRQTKGFLQATATSSPAQIGDEPFQVYKKFGKNVSIYVGEDRVSALEQIALKTNCPEVVILDDAFQHRYLNGDLKILLTTYQDPFYSDFLLPMGRLRESRGGAARADVIVVSKSPEDLEEEEKEIIRQKVSRYASGGVPVLFSTISYGQPFPLGRNHSFTERLLLLTGLANDTPLIAYVKKKFTLLEVMSYPDHHDYTMYDFEKIKDVFRQHEKENPVVLTTEKDAVKVKSNAPTGFLEEIPIFVLPIAVKFAPEDEQTIAQLIQQKVFQKTIAK; from the coding sequence ATGCGCTGGTACGCTTTTTTGCTTTATCCTTTCTCTCTGATCTATGATTTGATCACCCGGGTACGGAATTGGTGTTTTAATTTAGGCTTGTTGAAAAGCTCCCCATCTCCAATTCCCAGCTTAGTGGTGGGGAATCTCAGTGTAGGAGGGACGGGCAAAACGCCCATGGTTGAATTTCTGATCCAAATGCTGCTGAAAGAGGCAGAGGTGGCCGTTTTGAGCAGGGGGTATGGTAGACAGACCAAAGGCTTTCTACAGGCAACTGCTACAAGTTCACCTGCTCAAATAGGAGATGAGCCTTTTCAGGTCTATAAAAAATTCGGTAAAAATGTAAGCATATATGTGGGTGAGGATAGAGTGAGTGCGCTGGAGCAAATCGCATTAAAAACCAATTGTCCAGAAGTAGTGATTCTGGATGATGCCTTTCAACATCGGTATTTGAATGGGGATTTGAAAATACTGCTCACTACTTACCAGGATCCTTTTTACTCCGATTTTCTACTTCCTATGGGGAGGCTACGCGAAAGCCGAGGGGGAGCGGCCCGGGCAGATGTCATTGTGGTAAGCAAATCCCCAGAGGACTTGGAAGAGGAAGAGAAAGAGATAATCCGTCAAAAGGTTTCTAGGTATGCTTCCGGAGGTGTTCCAGTGCTTTTTTCTACTATTTCTTATGGGCAACCTTTCCCGCTAGGGAGGAATCACAGCTTTACTGAGCGGCTCCTATTGCTTACCGGATTGGCAAATGATACACCTTTGATTGCTTATGTGAAAAAGAAATTTACCCTGCTAGAAGTGATGAGTTACCCGGATCATCATGATTATACCATGTATGATTTTGAAAAGATAAAGGATGTTTTTAGGCAACATGAAAAAGAAAATCCCGTTGTGCTAACCACTGAAAAAGATGCTGTAAAAGTTAAATCCAATGCTCCCACAGGTTTTCTGGAAGAAATTCCGATTTTTGTGCTGCCAATCGCAGTGAAATTTGCCCCTGAGGATGAGCAAACGATAGCGCAACTGATCCAACAAAAGGTCTTCCAAAAGACAATAGCTAAGTGA
- a CDS encoding Nif3-like dinuclear metal center hexameric protein produces MGYKISEVISYLEHIAPPAYQESYDNATLITGDRNAEVTGIVCSLDCVEDTVEEAIALGANMIVAHHPIVFKGLKSLTGKNYVERTVIKAIKNDIAIYAIHTNLDHVSQGVNKRICDKLGLQNTRILQPKKQLLSKLVFFVPEESKENVLQAVYAAGAGQIGEYSDCSFQVQGTGTFTPSANANPTIGTQGKAEEQSEIRVEVLLPKHLEISIIAKMKSAHPYEEVAYYLQNLENENQEVGAGMLGSLDQEMQEEEFLDYLKTSMGLQVIKHTALRGQKVRNIAVCGGAGIFLLSAAKRARADVFITSDVKYHEFFDADGQLILCDIGHYESEIFTKELLGELLSRNFPNIALYLTKVVTNPTSYR; encoded by the coding sequence ATGGGATACAAGATCAGTGAAGTCATTTCGTACTTGGAACATATCGCTCCACCTGCCTATCAGGAGTCCTACGACAATGCGACCTTGATCACTGGGGATAGAAACGCTGAAGTTACCGGAATTGTATGTTCCTTGGACTGTGTGGAAGACACCGTGGAGGAAGCGATAGCACTGGGAGCCAATATGATCGTGGCTCATCACCCTATTGTCTTCAAAGGGCTAAAAAGCCTCACCGGAAAAAACTATGTGGAGCGCACAGTCATCAAAGCCATCAAAAATGACATTGCAATCTATGCCATCCATACCAATTTGGACCACGTGTCGCAGGGGGTCAATAAGCGGATCTGTGATAAACTGGGCTTGCAGAACACCCGAATTTTGCAACCCAAAAAGCAACTTCTGAGCAAGCTGGTGTTTTTTGTCCCAGAGGAAAGCAAAGAAAACGTACTTCAGGCTGTTTACGCTGCTGGTGCGGGCCAAATCGGAGAATATTCCGACTGCTCCTTTCAGGTACAAGGAACCGGTACTTTCACTCCCTCAGCAAATGCAAATCCAACTATCGGGACGCAGGGAAAAGCAGAAGAACAATCAGAAATAAGAGTGGAGGTTTTGCTCCCCAAACATTTGGAGATAAGTATTATAGCGAAAATGAAATCTGCTCACCCCTACGAAGAAGTAGCTTATTACCTACAAAATCTAGAAAATGAAAATCAGGAAGTGGGCGCAGGAATGCTAGGCTCCCTAGATCAGGAAATGCAAGAGGAAGAATTTCTGGATTATCTGAAAACCTCCATGGGTCTCCAAGTGATCAAACACACTGCCCTTCGCGGACAGAAAGTCAGAAATATTGCCGTGTGTGGAGGCGCAGGGATTTTTCTTTTGTCTGCCGCCAAAAGAGCCCGTGCAGATGTGTTTATCACCTCTGACGTGAAATACCACGAGTTTTTTGATGCAGATGGGCAATTAATACTTTGTGACATTGGACATTATGAGAGCGAAATTTTCACAAAAGAATTACTAGGGGAGTTATTGTCCAGAAATTTTCCTAATATTGCACTCTATTTGACAAAAGTAGTTACAAATCCCACATCCTACCGATAG
- a CDS encoding zinc ribbon domain-containing protein, whose amino-acid sequence MESTVAQKLEAIHNLQLLDSRLDSIIKVRGALPEEVQDLEDEIAGYETRLEKFQSEIDSFDDEIKALKESIKDSEKLIKKYQEQQMNVRNNREYDAITKELELQDLEIQVAKKKIAEAGFRIDQKKVDLEELSAVKKDRQKDLDLKNSELESIVSESESEEAKLNTEREKAVKKVDDRLLKSYTKIRANAKNGLAVVMVKRGACGGCFNTVPPQRQADIREKKKLIICEHCGRILAGVEDEIVEEPAPKKKRATKKSTKASK is encoded by the coding sequence ATGGAAAGTACCGTAGCACAGAAACTCGAAGCTATACACAACCTTCAACTTTTAGATTCAAGATTGGATTCCATCATAAAAGTTCGCGGAGCTCTTCCTGAAGAGGTTCAAGACTTAGAAGATGAAATTGCAGGTTATGAAACACGCCTAGAGAAATTTCAGAGTGAAATTGACTCCTTTGACGACGAAATCAAGGCACTTAAAGAAAGCATCAAAGATTCTGAAAAACTGATCAAGAAGTATCAGGAGCAGCAGATGAATGTTCGCAACAACCGCGAATATGATGCGATCACTAAGGAACTTGAGCTTCAGGATTTGGAGATTCAGGTGGCGAAGAAGAAAATCGCTGAAGCCGGTTTTAGAATCGACCAGAAAAAAGTAGATCTGGAAGAGCTATCGGCTGTGAAAAAGGACCGTCAGAAGGACCTGGATCTCAAAAACAGTGAATTGGAATCAATCGTCTCTGAAAGTGAATCAGAAGAAGCTAAGCTTAACACCGAAAGAGAAAAGGCAGTTAAGAAAGTGGATGATAGACTATTGAAATCATACACCAAAATCAGAGCCAATGCCAAAAACGGTCTGGCTGTAGTCATGGTAAAGCGTGGCGCTTGTGGTGGATGCTTCAACACCGTACCTCCTCAGAGACAGGCTGATATTCGAGAAAAGAAAAAACTAATCATCTGTGAGCACTGCGGCAGAATACTAGCTGGAGTTGAAGATGAAATCGTAGAAGAACCAGCACCAAAGAAAAAAAGAGCTACCAAGAAGTCTACTAAAGCCAGTAAATAA
- a CDS encoding histidine phosphatase family protein, whose amino-acid sequence MNRKKIYLVRHGQTDFNLKGVVQGSGIDAPINENGRRQAAAFFEAYKEVPFDQIYYTGLQRTRQSIQSFLDLGIPAVATTDLNEISWGDYEGLPMSPEESQYYQHMLDQWQQGNLDYCIAGGESPNIVAKRMQRGIDQILSGPGETILVCMHGRAMRIFLSLIMKHDLCHMDNFEHRNLCLYLLEEKEDGNFDLLKRNDTAHLKALG is encoded by the coding sequence TTGAATCGAAAAAAAATTTACCTAGTAAGACACGGACAAACAGATTTTAACCTAAAAGGAGTAGTGCAGGGCAGCGGAATTGATGCACCTATCAATGAGAATGGGAGAAGGCAGGCTGCGGCTTTTTTTGAGGCGTACAAGGAGGTGCCATTTGACCAGATTTACTATACGGGTCTGCAACGGACCCGACAATCCATTCAATCTTTTTTGGACTTAGGGATTCCGGCGGTTGCTACGACCGATCTCAATGAGATTTCCTGGGGAGATTATGAAGGTCTGCCGATGTCTCCGGAGGAAAGCCAGTATTACCAGCATATGCTCGATCAGTGGCAGCAGGGGAATCTGGATTATTGCATAGCAGGAGGAGAGAGTCCCAATATTGTGGCCAAGCGTATGCAGCGGGGGATTGATCAGATACTATCCGGTCCTGGTGAAACTATCCTGGTATGTATGCACGGCAGAGCCATGCGGATTTTTCTAAGCCTGATCATGAAGCATGACCTATGCCACATGGACAATTTCGAGCACAGGAACCTGTGTTTGTATTTATTGGAAGAAAAAGAAGATGGGAATTTTGACCTGTTGAAAAGAAACGACACTGCGCATCTTAAAGCACTTGGCTGA
- a CDS encoding hotdog fold thioesterase: MVFSQKPSLDQINQTGRNTMSEHLGISFTDIGDSHLTATMPVDERTKQPMGLLHGGANVVLAETLGSVAASLTIDLNRQICVGLEINANHLKGVKSGLVTGITTPIHLGKSTQVWEIKITNEQGQLCCISRITMAILDKK, from the coding sequence ATGGTATTCTCCCAAAAGCCTTCACTGGATCAAATCAACCAAACTGGAAGAAACACAATGAGTGAACATCTGGGCATATCATTTACCGATATAGGAGATAGTCACCTCACGGCAACTATGCCAGTAGATGAGCGAACAAAACAGCCGATGGGATTGTTGCACGGAGGAGCCAATGTGGTACTGGCAGAGACGCTGGGAAGTGTGGCAGCATCCCTTACGATTGATTTGAATAGACAAATCTGTGTTGGCCTGGAAATAAACGCAAATCACCTTAAAGGCGTTAAGTCAGGACTGGTCACCGGAATAACCACACCCATCCATCTGGGAAAAAGTACTCAGGTCTGGGAAATTAAAATCACCAATGAGCAAGGTCAACTCTGCTGTATCAGTCGGATCACCATGGCCATTTTAGACAAAAAGTAA
- a CDS encoding chorismate-binding protein → MHTHVATNHTKSEVLQLLFQLGLTSGGSFAIWRKPKSNTVEIVLNDTAEPVKVDLNLENLEPGFIVHPFADQADKKAFFIKANKYFSFDLDKPLSSDELPEWAKVQLSNQERLSPEEIREILINQTLSGKAKKTEMSEDKAHFIHLVQEGVRAIQENHLEKVVPARTKTISIPSSFSLSCTLMSMMESYPNAFINFFHLPHVGTWIGASPETLIETKGDIFTTMSLAGTQKATGDNPLKSVAWTQKEIEEQALVSRYIVSCFKKIRLREYEEHGPKTVLAGNLLHLKSDFRINMRETGFPELGSIMLGLLHPTSAVCGMPRREAHDFLQEFEGFDRSFFSGFIGPVNIQGSTSIYVNLRTASLHDNKATLYAGAGVTEDSDPEKEWEETELKCQIIGKFIQNPST, encoded by the coding sequence ATGCATACACACGTAGCTACTAATCATACTAAATCTGAGGTTTTACAGCTCTTATTCCAGCTAGGGCTTACATCTGGTGGTTCCTTCGCTATCTGGCGCAAACCAAAATCCAATACCGTCGAAATCGTCTTGAATGATACAGCGGAACCGGTAAAAGTGGATTTGAACCTAGAAAATTTAGAACCTGGATTCATCGTACATCCATTTGCAGACCAAGCAGATAAAAAGGCCTTTTTTATCAAAGCGAATAAGTACTTTTCCTTTGATCTGGACAAGCCACTCTCCTCTGATGAACTCCCCGAATGGGCCAAAGTTCAATTGAGCAATCAGGAAAGGCTTTCCCCTGAAGAAATCCGGGAAATATTGATCAATCAAACCTTATCAGGCAAAGCAAAAAAGACCGAAATGAGTGAAGACAAAGCCCATTTCATACACTTGGTCCAGGAAGGAGTAAGAGCCATACAGGAAAATCATCTGGAAAAAGTCGTCCCTGCCAGAACGAAGACCATTTCCATTCCTTCCAGCTTTAGCTTGAGCTGCACCCTGATGAGCATGATGGAATCTTATCCCAATGCATTTATCAACTTCTTTCATTTGCCCCATGTGGGCACTTGGATCGGGGCTTCTCCTGAGACCTTGATCGAGACTAAAGGTGATATTTTCACTACTATGTCATTGGCTGGCACGCAAAAAGCAACAGGAGACAATCCGCTTAAATCTGTTGCCTGGACGCAGAAAGAAATTGAAGAGCAAGCTTTAGTAAGCAGATATATCGTTTCCTGCTTCAAGAAAATAAGACTTCGCGAATACGAAGAACATGGCCCTAAAACAGTATTGGCAGGAAACCTTCTTCACCTCAAGTCGGACTTTAGAATCAACATGAGGGAAACTGGATTTCCAGAACTCGGATCCATCATGCTAGGTCTGCTCCATCCCACTTCCGCAGTTTGCGGAATGCCTAGAAGAGAAGCACACGATTTCCTTCAGGAGTTTGAGGGCTTTGACCGTTCCTTCTTCTCGGGATTTATCGGGCCAGTGAACATTCAGGGAAGTACTTCTATCTATGTAAATCTAAGGACAGCTAGTTTGCATGACAACAAGGCGACGTTATACGCCGGTGCTGGTGTGACCGAAGATTCTGACCCTGAAAAAGAATGGGAAGAAACGGAGCTAAAGTGTCAAATCATCGGTAAATTCATCCAAAACCCAAGCACTTGA
- the menD gene encoding 2-succinyl-5-enolpyruvyl-6-hydroxy-3-cyclohexene-1-carboxylic-acid synthase — MILPSIVDLVAICAKKGVLNAILSPGSRCAPLTIAFARHTQIHTRTISDERSAAFIALGMAQQLEEPVALVCTSGSAALNYYPAVAEAFFQQIPLLILTADRPAEWIDQYDGQTIFQPNVYGKHVKGSFELPDSSTFPDQLWQSSRIVNEAINLAKQFPAGPVHINIPLREPFYPEKGEELLFPDNPKVFNLVKSKTQPTDESLIKLKNRLEILQRILIIPGQQRPDAQIQSVLDQLCKNQNAVIVTDTISNFQSDQTISFHDHWLGHPEVSENLKPDLIISFGKSVISKSLKLFLRKSKASHWHIQKDGEAKDTFQRLTRNIAATPLFFLSWLNQNLGAQNSQFYQAWHFLEKAVSKNLHQVLREQPFGEYSALAFCLEKAPTLSKIHVANSMAVRYLNLLGKRKQEIICNRGTSGIDGSNSTAVGCTLTTKEIVTLVTGDMAFFYDRNAFWHNYATPNLRIILLNNHAGGIFRLIDGPANQPELEEFFETKQKLTAEHLATEFGFFYSKVVNQEELEASLQDFYEDSLHPKILEIETSSQGNAAILKSVKEKIKLSLES; from the coding sequence TTGATACTTCCTTCAATTGTTGATTTAGTGGCCATTTGTGCCAAGAAGGGCGTTCTAAACGCAATTCTTTCTCCTGGGTCACGCTGTGCACCTTTGACCATAGCTTTTGCACGGCATACTCAAATACACACAAGGACCATCTCCGACGAGCGTTCTGCGGCTTTTATAGCCTTGGGCATGGCTCAGCAACTAGAGGAACCTGTGGCACTGGTTTGCACCTCTGGATCCGCTGCGTTGAATTATTACCCGGCGGTGGCTGAAGCATTTTTCCAACAGATTCCTTTGTTGATTTTGACAGCAGATCGACCTGCTGAGTGGATCGATCAGTACGACGGTCAGACCATTTTCCAGCCAAATGTCTATGGAAAGCATGTGAAAGGAAGTTTTGAACTGCCTGATTCCAGTACGTTTCCAGATCAACTTTGGCAATCCTCACGAATCGTAAACGAAGCAATAAATCTCGCCAAGCAATTTCCTGCTGGGCCAGTTCATATCAATATTCCACTTCGAGAACCATTCTATCCTGAGAAGGGTGAAGAATTGCTTTTTCCAGACAATCCAAAGGTTTTTAATTTAGTGAAAAGCAAAACTCAGCCTACAGATGAATCGCTCATCAAACTTAAAAATAGGCTGGAAATACTCCAGAGAATATTGATCATTCCAGGACAGCAGCGACCTGACGCTCAAATTCAGAGTGTACTGGATCAACTCTGTAAAAATCAAAACGCTGTAATCGTCACCGATACGATCAGCAATTTTCAGTCTGATCAAACAATTTCATTCCATGATCACTGGTTGGGACATCCTGAAGTTTCCGAAAACCTAAAACCTGATTTGATCATCAGTTTTGGTAAATCTGTGATCTCAAAGTCTCTCAAGCTTTTCTTACGAAAGTCCAAAGCATCACACTGGCATATACAGAAAGATGGAGAAGCTAAGGACACTTTCCAGAGATTGACTAGAAATATCGCTGCTACTCCTTTATTTTTCCTTAGTTGGTTAAATCAAAACCTTGGCGCACAGAACAGTCAATTCTATCAAGCTTGGCATTTCCTCGAGAAGGCAGTCTCAAAAAATCTCCATCAGGTACTAAGAGAACAACCCTTTGGAGAGTACTCGGCTTTAGCATTTTGTCTGGAAAAAGCACCTACTCTTTCCAAAATCCATGTAGCCAACAGCATGGCTGTACGTTATTTGAATTTACTGGGAAAAAGAAAACAAGAAATCATCTGCAACCGTGGTACCAGCGGTATTGATGGCTCCAACTCCACCGCAGTGGGCTGCACCCTCACAACGAAGGAAATCGTAACGCTAGTGACAGGAGACATGGCTTTCTTCTATGATCGAAATGCATTTTGGCACAATTACGCTACCCCAAATCTTCGCATTATTCTGCTAAATAATCATGCAGGTGGAATTTTCCGTCTGATCGATGGACCTGCAAATCAGCCAGAATTGGAAGAATTCTTTGAAACCAAACAAAAATTAACAGCCGAGCATCTGGCAACGGAATTTGGCTTCTTCTACTCCAAAGTTGTTAATCAGGAGGAACTGGAAGCTTCTCTTCAGGACTTTTATGAAGACTCCCTCCATCCAAAAATTCTGGAAATCGAAACTTCAAGTCAAGGCAATGCAGCGATTTTGAAGTCAGTAAAAGAAAAGATCAAGCTGTCACTTGAGAGCTAA
- a CDS encoding serine hydrolase domain-containing protein: MKKIVLTISLFSIVILAYFLFEPVFTYYFGRSITLNRQSLYPDISHLDSVRNKADELLAREFQTINAPSLSASIGMGDSVIWSNSIGYSDLDNNLLADTTTKYRIGSVSKTIASVGLGLLFQDRILSPNSTVGDYVTYVSGDLANLTVKELASHTSGIRNYGMCFCFPIWEYYNNDQFNTTEKSVSVFADDKLLFTSGQDFSYSSFNYTLLTAVMEGASKTGYNQFIQSRVLEPLNLQHTIPDNALDPVPNTAIFYDSEESYFKKSYPVNNSNKWAGGGYLSTPTDLVKFGNGILNYKLVNSTTTELLFNPVELKSGEVNVQNYALGWRNDVSKKVFVDGREVIVVHHGGTAVGSTAILMLLPEYNVSIALAMNSSGETTDLFALAYKIIDLFFE, encoded by the coding sequence ATGAAAAAAATAGTGTTAACTATTAGCTTATTTTCGATTGTAATTCTTGCCTATTTTCTTTTTGAACCAGTCTTTACTTATTATTTCGGCAGATCCATAACGCTAAACCGACAGAGTTTATATCCGGATATAAGCCATCTGGATTCTGTCAGAAATAAAGCAGATGAATTGCTTGCAAGGGAATTCCAAACTATAAATGCACCTTCGCTCTCAGCCTCCATAGGCATGGGTGACTCAGTAATATGGTCAAATTCAATAGGTTATTCTGATTTGGATAACAATCTTTTGGCAGATACCACTACCAAATATAGAATTGGAAGTGTTTCGAAAACCATCGCCTCAGTGGGATTGGGCTTGCTTTTCCAAGACAGAATTCTGAGTCCAAATTCTACTGTAGGAGATTACGTGACCTACGTCTCTGGTGATTTGGCCAACCTAACGGTAAAAGAATTGGCTTCCCATACCTCGGGAATAAGAAACTACGGTATGTGTTTTTGTTTTCCGATTTGGGAGTATTATAACAACGACCAGTTTAATACCACTGAAAAAAGTGTTTCCGTTTTTGCAGATGATAAACTTCTCTTCACTTCTGGACAGGATTTTAGCTATAGTTCTTTTAATTACACTTTACTGACTGCGGTGATGGAAGGTGCATCAAAAACGGGTTATAATCAATTCATACAAAGCAGAGTACTCGAGCCATTAAACCTCCAACATACGATTCCGGACAATGCACTTGATCCAGTTCCTAACACTGCGATTTTCTATGATAGTGAAGAGAGTTATTTCAAGAAATCCTATCCGGTTAATAACAGTAATAAATGGGCCGGAGGTGGCTATCTATCCACGCCGACAGATCTGGTCAAATTTGGCAACGGTATTTTAAACTATAAATTAGTTAATTCGACTACAACAGAATTATTGTTTAACCCTGTAGAATTAAAAAGCGGGGAGGTGAATGTGCAAAACTATGCCTTGGGGTGGCGTAATGACGTTAGCAAAAAGGTGTTTGTTGATGGAAGAGAGGTGATAGTAGTTCATCATGGAGGGACTGCTGTAGGATCCACGGCTATTTTGATGTTGTTACCAGAATATAATGTAAGTATAGCATTGGCAATGAACAGCAGTGGAGAAACCACTGATTTGTTTGCATTAGCCTATAAAATAATAGACTTGTTTTTTGAATAG